AAAGGGCTTGCATGAAATGGCAAGGCAccaattgtttttgttgaagcGTATACATTCAAGGCCCATCCTCATTCTGAATATTGTAGCGTagagatataaatatattatctccgttttttttttttttttcttgagacaataacaaaaacactatttcatataaataatatattaaatgatgcGCTTGTTAGTTGTTAAATAACcttatatcatatatttaaaaaacaatgcacCAACCACCTAACTTGGCTCATATATTACTTcgtatttgatataaatatatgtattaagagaaataactttatatatattcttaatcaatcatcattattataaattaaacttcaattataaaataatgttaGAAATTAGATTGGTTCTTACAAGATTTGTAGTATAATattgtaatagtaattattatatgcattaaaatttaaatattttgttttggtatTTATTAAGTAACATTTAGTTTGTAAGTGAAGATTGGATATATAGTTAggttacatttaaaaaaaaaaagtaatatgagTATTGGCTAGGTAAATTAATTCTATGTAtccaaaatcaagttttttagtttgaatcggataaaatcaagtaaaagtccaatcaaatcaaattgagTGATTATAATAATTGGATATTCAATGAGTATAATGAAATTATCATTCCTAGATTTGGCTGGAATTTCTCATTACCAGGTCTTGGAGCTTGTGGGAGAGTTTGATCTAGTAACTTTTCCCAAGCCTCCTTCATTCTGTTTATGATTCATGcactcctttcttcttcttccttttcttttcctctattTTTCCATGAGTGGCCTTCGCTATTCACTGGTTGCTATTCTATTACGCAAGCTGGTTAAAGTAATTAGAGTGTAATTGTTTTTGCGGTAGTCTTTAtggttgtaattttaaaaaaaaaatatggttagttatggttagttggatttagatacatgtttaataaaaattatggttaaaatttatatgtagcaaaaacatgtataaaatgtttggttgttATATTTAGAAGTATGGttgcggttatttttcaaagtgctttttacttggaaatgcatcaaaatattttttttatttttaaaaaaattatttttgatatcaccgcatcaaaatgattttaaaataccaaaaacatattaatttgaagtaaaaaaattttaaaaaaatttatttttttcaaaagcgcttttaaaacacaaaaacaaacagattttacaaaactcaattaaaaaaacatttaaaaactatatttcaaattttattttttagtggtctccccaaataaaacataatttgatttgtttccaaatattttatgtatttatttcacTGCAAACATaaaagctaagaaaaaaaataaatccagtCTTAGTAGCTAATTAGACTCCAAGTTGGTAATGGAACGCGTAttaagcatagttttaaaacccggaccggcctgGCGGGTTGACCCGGCTGACCcgggcatgggaccggtccggatggaggccaaaacccgcttgggaattggcccggccagacccgggacccggttgacccggcaagacccggCCGCAAAcctgttgacttttatttttttttactaaaacgacgtcgttttgatttttttaaaaaaaattaaaaaataaattttgactcGGCCGACCCGCGTGACCCGGTGACCCgatcaaaacccggaacccgggccttggaccgggccgaccaccgggccgggtcttaaaactatggtaTTAAGTAGGTATCCAGTCTATTAAATTTGTAGGTGCTTTAAttgcccccttttttttttttctatttttcatgcTCTGAATACCATATAAACTGAAATTCGATTAGTGGTATAGAATTTTATTGGGATATGGTACCATCCTATATTCTGCTTTCAAATTAAGCTACCAAAGACTGCCGGCTCACTTGAAAAGATGCTTTCTTTATTCTTCCATTTTTCCAAAAGATTACTACTTCTAGGatgatgtttaattaaaatttattctttttgacTTTTCGTCCCTTAATTTTGTGATCAAGAAGACTCAAACGACTTCTCCTCTCCACTCAGAAAGCGGAACTCCACTCTTATCTCAATCATTTCTTCCTATCAAACACTTCTCCCCTCactcaaaaagaaaatggcagATGCTTTTACAGCCGAGATTGCAAAATCCCTTCTAGGGAAGTTAGGCTCCTTTGCTGCTCAAGAATTTTGTTTGGCATGGGGACTTGAAGCTGACATTGCTCGTCTTGAAAAGAGATTGTCAGCCATCGCCGCAGTGCTGTCCGATGCTGAGCAGAAACAATCAAAGAATGACAAGATTCGGTTCTGGCTCAACGATCTCAGAGAAGTCTTGTATGATGCAGAGGACGTGCTGGACGAAATCGAGTGCGAAACTTCACGAAGGCAGGTGGTGAAAACAACAGGGAGCACCAGCAGAAAGGTACGGCGCTTCTTTTCAAGCTCTAATAAGATTGCATTCCGTTTAAGAATGGGTCATAAGATAAAGAGCATCATAGAAAGACTAGCTGAGATTTCATCTCTTGAGTCTGAGTTCCACCTCAGCGAGCAGGCTATTGATTGTAGCCATGTATTGCATGAGGAAACAGAGATGAACCGATCCTTTGAGAGCTTTTCCGGTCTTATTGGAAGAGATGAAGACAAAGAACGCATCATCAGCCTTTTAGAAGCACCTTTTAAGGTTGGTGATGCACATCCCCTTGTCCTTCCGATTGTAGGAATGGGAGGCTTGGGGAAGACATCTCTTGCCAAATCGGTGTGTGATGCTGAAAATGTAAAAAAGTCATTTTGAACTGAAGATGGAGGCGTGTGTTTCAGAtgatttttccttgaaacaagtggtacaaaaaattattaaatctgcaACTGGGGAAAGATCTGCGGATTTGAATGAGGGTGAACTAATACAAAAACTTGAAGATATTATGAAGGGTAAGAAATACCTGCTTCTTTTGGATGATGTTTGGAGCGAAGATGCTCAAAAATGGTTGTTGTTGAAGACTTTGTTATCAAATGGTGCTGATGGAAGTAAGATTATAGTAACTACCCGTAGTCGACGTGTTGCTGACATTATGGGTACTGTTCCTCCGCACAACCTAAGTCTTCTTGGTCAGGAGGACTGTCTGTCGTTGTTTTACAAGTGTGCATTCAAGGAAGGGCAAATGGAGTTGAATCCAAATTTGGTTGGAATTGGGAAAGAAATAGTGGAGAAATGCAAGCAAGTTCCTCTGGCAGTGGTTAACTTGGGGACTCAACTGTATGGTAAGACTGATGAAAAAGAGTGGAAATCGGTGAGAGACAGTGAGAAGTGGGAAGAAGAGGGAGATGGTATTTTACCTGCCTTGAAAATAAGCTATCAAAGACTGCCGACTCACTTGAAAAGATGCTTTCTTTATTGTTCGGTTTTTCAAAAAGATTACCCGTTCCTAGATATCGTATTGGTGCAATTTTGGATGGCACATGGGTTCATTCTTCAATCATCAAATCCAAATGAGAAACTGGAAGATGTTGGCTTGCGTTATGTGCGCCAGTTGATCTCAAGATGTTTCTTCCAAGATTATGTGGATGAGATGGTTGGAGCTTCCTTTAAGATGCATGATTTAATGCATGATCTTGCATCATCATTGGctcaaaatgagttttcaatCATAAGCTCTCAAAACCACCAAATTTCCAAAACGACCCGTCATTTGTCAGTTCTTGACTctgattcattttttcataaaactctTCCCAAGTTCCCAAACAACTTCCATCAAGTGCGGTCAATAGTCTTTGCAGATGGTATAATGGTTCCTACATGCACAACAGACTTTGAGAAATGTTTGTCAGAATTCAAGCATTTGCGGTCTTTGGAATTAATGAATGATTCTGAATTTGAGGCTTTTCCGGAGAGGATTGGGGCCTTGAAACATTTGAGATATCTCTATTTTGGGAAcgtcacaaaaataaaaagactcccaaaatctattttcaaattgCAAAACTTGCAAGCTCTGGCAGTTACAAGTGAAGGATTAGAAGAGCTGCCCAAAGATGTGAGGTACATGATCAGCCTTAGATTTTTATATCTAACTATTCAGCAGAAGCGGTTGCCAGAAGGAGGGATTGGGTGTTTGGAGTGTCTTCAAACTTTATTCATTGTTGGGtgtgaaaatctagaaaatttgtGCGAAGATATGCAAGGTCTTAAAAGTCTTCGAAAATTGGCTATTGGTAAATGTGATAGCTTGATTTCTCTGCCGAGAAGCATAAAATGCCTAACTACTCTGgaagaattatttattataaagtgTGAAAAGCTTGATTTGATGAcaatagaagaagagaaagaggaaaaaattcaacctcttttcctttcccttcatattgtaatatttaaaaagttaccAGCAACTATTGCTTTACCAGAACAGCTTTTTCAAGGATCTGCAGAGTCCTTACAAACATTTATCATCAGAGACTGTCCAAACATTGGAGAAATGCCGGAGTGCATCAGCAATTTAAAGAAACTTCAAAATCTTGAGATCATTAATTGTCCAAGGTTGAGCAAAAGGTGCATAAGGGGAACAGGAGAAGATTGGCTCAAGATCAAGCATATCCCTAAAATCAAGGTTGCCGATGATGACAGTGGTGAAGAAACATCTCATAGTGGTGAAGAAACATCTGATTAAGTACGGGTTATaagtatttaaatatatcatatttagtTACACTTTTTTATACAttcttcaattcctttttttccttttaaattcttttcaatGTTTATTTGACACAACCTCTTGTGGTTTGGAGGGGCGGGTTCAAGTGGAACTCCATCAGATTTAACTAGAGCGAAAGAACAAGACAAGGCATGTCGTGGGTGTcatgataaaatgaaaagttaacTAATTCattcaacaatttaaatttctttgaacttaatacatcattattaaattctatttttgtcTAATTTCTTCAGGTTTACTACTGTGAGGGTCCTGTCGGCTGAGATTTTCTACAACAGTTTGTCACTTGCGAAGATCAACTTAAGGCTCACAGTGTCTGCTTTGTGTAATTTCCTTAGCTAGCTGTGTGTGATGACTTGTCATGAATAAATTGATAAACATTTGGTTGTTCTGAATTATTGGCTTGCctctttatcttatttaaaatattgtgtttgatcCTTTAAATAATTATGCTTAACATAGAAATTCCTCCttctaaacaaactaaaaagcTGAAACATCAAAGAAACCTCCATTAGAGGTCTGCGTGACTAGCTATCATGCTCAGTAGCTTTTCTATTCcagtaagaaaaatgaaaaatcaaagaaacttCCATTAGAGGCAATCATATGCAGGCTTCCAAAAGTTTGCTGCTGCTGCCTGCATATTGCAACATCCTGATAGGTGTATAGCCTGAAAGCTGCACTATAAATGTAATCTGGTTCTTGATGGGAAAATAAACTTACCTCTTTAGTCATCGAGAATCAACAACCTAGCTCTAATCTGATGGCTTCGCTTCCAGTAATTCCATTTGATCTTCCTTGGGAACACAATCCAAACTGTGttcctttaaattttgaaaaacaaattactaaaaattaattttttttatatttttagatcgttttgatgtgttgatctcaaaaataattttaaaagaataaaaaaagttattttaatatatttttaagcaaaacacACTTTAAACCATAGTCACTATCACAATTCCAAATATACCTTATAATCTGTCCCTTCTGTCAAATTTTAGGCATTTAACGTACCATCTTGGGTTAACTTTTATCCGTATAAAACCCGACAAAAGTTAGGCATGAGAGGGTGAATCCAAATTTTGCTAATTGTTTCTAATAATACAACAGTGATCAAGAATCTCAAACTTATTACAATGTCTCATTCATGAGTTTCAAAGATCTTAATGAAGAGACAtccaataacatattaaaagtttataaatttttacactctgtttttcattaaattttgaaatttctttccttaaattaattattttttttatttttaaatttttttaatatgtaactgttaaaaatattttaatatattttaggtcATACTCCAAAACCACCCCTTGATCCTAaccaattttcaaaaaactgttttttcatttttttttttcaaacaaacattCCCACCGCGTACCTTGCCGTCAAAACAAACGACTCATCAACACAACCACAGCAACCGCCATcttcttgcaaaataaaatgaccGTCAAACAAAACTTCTAGCTTCCTTTAACCAGAAAAACCAAACTTTTAACACTAACAGCAACCACTAGCAGCGCCGACTTCACTATCTATACGACCACAACCACCCCGACTCCTTCCCTGACAAATTCATCTCTCCAGTACACCTTCCTTCACTCTTTTTGTGCAATCTCCACCGTCGGTAAAaacctcctctctctctttctctaagcTAATTATTTAACCCTgttttaatcattttcattttcgcTTACAGATTGCTTCAACCATCACGGATTACAAACTCTCTTCATGACCTACCAGTAAACTCTGATTCTTACTATCAGAAATTATTCGAAGTAAATGaagttagttttattattattgttattcatttatgtgttaatttgtgatttagtgaataatttaaagttttgattttgagtgaatttaattaattaaatcggCGCCattatgtcaataaaaaaatattttaaaaaatagaaaaaataatagaaaacatgcatcaaaagaaattgattttcaaaaagaGTCCTAAATGTTCTCTTATTGTAagattgagttttacttggcAATAGCATATCTAGGCTGAAAATGGTGAATCAAATGGATATACAGACAATAAAAGGatgtttgataaaatattttttatatgaaaaatatattaaaataatattttttatttttaaaaatttattattaatcaacacatgaaaacgatataaaaataatttaaataatgaaaaaaataaaaaaaaaattcaaaatttgttaataatatttttaaaatacaaaaacgaACCACATGTAGAATTGATACCTTGGCGTGTTTGGCCCAAATATATGATAGTGGTAGAGATTTTCAGATAGAATTTGGAGCTGTATATGGTGCTCTACCAT
This DNA window, taken from Populus alba chromosome 17, ASM523922v2, whole genome shotgun sequence, encodes the following:
- the LOC118058522 gene encoding putative disease resistance protein RGA3 isoform X1 → MEACVSDDFSLKQVVQKIIKSATGERSADLNEGELIQKLEDIMKGKKYLLLLDDVWSEDAQKWLLLKTLLSNGADGSKIIVTTRSRRVADIMGTVPPHNLSLLGQEDCLSLFYKCAFKEGQMELNPNLVGIGKEIVEKCKQVPLAVVNLGTQLYGKTDEKEWKSVRDSEKWEEEGDGILPALKISYQRLPTHLKRCFLYCSVFQKDYPFLDIVLVQFWMAHGFILQSSNPNEKLEDVGLRYVRQLISRCFFQDYVDEMVGASFKMHDLMHDLASSLAQNEFSIISSQNHQISKTTRHLSVLDSDSFFHKTLPKFPNNFHQVRSIVFADGIMVPTCTTDFEKCLSEFKHLRSLELMNDSEFEAFPERIGALKHLRYLYFGNVTKIKRLPKSIFKLQNLQALAVTSEGLEELPKDVRYMISLRFLYLTIQQKRLPEGGIGCLECLQTLFIVGCENLENLCEDMQGLKSLRKLAIGKCDSLISLPRSIKCLTTLEELFIIKCEKLDLMTIEEEKEEKIQPLFLSLHIVIFKKLPATIALPEQLFQGSAESLQTFIIRDCPNIGEMPECISNLKKLQNLEIINCPRLSKRCIRGTGEDWLKIKHIPKIKVADDDSGEETSHSGEETSD
- the LOC118058522 gene encoding disease resistance protein RGA2-like isoform X2 gives rise to the protein MADAFTAEIAKSLLGKLGSFAAQEFCLAWGLEADIARLEKRLSAIAAVLSDAEQKQSKNDKIRFWLNDLREVLYDAEDVLDEIECETSRRQVVKTTGSTSRKVYYCEGPVG